Within Pseudomonas paeninsulae, the genomic segment CGGTGCGTTGATCGGCCTGGCAGCCAGTTTGTTTGTCCTGTGCAACGGCCGCATCGCGGGTATCAGCGGTTTGCTGGGCTCGGTGCTGGAAGGGGGCGAGGGTCGGGCGGAGAAGGGTATGTTCCTCCTCGGCCTGCTGCTGGCGCCGCTGCTCTGGGGCCTGTTCAGCGTGCTGCCGACGATCGAGTTTCAGAGTGGTTGGCTAAGCTTGTTGGTGGCCGGCCTGCTGGTCGGTGTGGGTACCCGCTACGGCTCCGGTTGTACCAGCGGTCATGGCGTCTGTGGCGTTTCCCGGCTATCGCCGCGTTCGCTGGTGGCGACGCTCGGCTTCATGGCCGCCGGGTTCGCCACAGTCTTTGTCCTACGTCATCTGTTGGGAGGTTGAACATGCGCAAGCTGAGTGCGTTGCTGGCCGGTGTGCTGTTCGGGATTGGCCTGCTGCTGGCCGGCATGGCCAATCCGGCCAAGGTGCTGGGCTTTCTCGATCTGGCCGGTGCCTGGGATCCATCGTTGGCGCTGGTGATGATTGGCGCCATCGCGGTCGCCGCGGGGCCGCTGGCCTGGGCCAAGGGGCGTGCGCAATCGTTGCTGGGCGCGCCGATGCAAATACCGTCCAAGCGCGAGCTGGATCCGCGCCTGATCGGCGGCAGTCTGCTGTTCGGCATCGGTTGGGGGATTGCCGGGATCTGTCCGGGACCGGCGCTGGCCATTTTGTTCAGCGGCCATTGGCAAATCATCGTTTTCGTTCCGGCCATGCTGGCCGGGATGTTGTTGTTCACCGCGCTGCAACGCCGGCGCGGCCTTTAACTCTGGAGCTCATCATGAACACCAATGTTGGCACCATCGACCGCAGCCTGCGCATCGCCGCCGGCTTGATACTGATCGGCCTGAGCGTGAGTGGCGCTATCGGCCTGTGGGGCTGGATCGGCGTCGTGCCACTGGCTACCGGCCTGCTGCGTACATGCCCGGCGTATTCGTTGCTGGGCATCAAAACCTGCAAACGTTCCTGAGCCTGTTGGCCGATGCGGTCATGCCGGGCGCTTTGCGGCGCCCAACTCAACACCCCTGAGGTATGCGAAGGAGGGCCGTCAGTATGCAAGCGCACATCGAAGCTTTTTTTGATCCTGCCAGCTTCACCTACAGCTACGTGGTCAGCGATCCTGCGACCCGGCGCTGCGCCATCGTCGACTCGGTGCTCGACTATGACCCGGCGGCCGGGCGCACCTCGTTCGAGAATGCCGACCGCCTGATTGCCTATGTACGCAAACAGGGGTTGAGCGTCGACTGGTTGCTGGAAACCCATGTGCATGCCGACCACCTGTCTGCCGCGCTTTACCTCAAGCGTGAGCTGGGCGGCCAGCTGGCCATCGGCGCGCAGATCACCGTGGTGCAGGACACCTTCGGCAAGCTGTTCAATGCCGGCAGCGAGTTCGCCACCGATGGCCGTCAGTTCGACCGCCTGTTCAGCGACGGTGAGTGCTTCCAGATTGGCAGCCTCGCCGCGCGGGTCATCCATACGCCCGGGCATACCCCCGCCTGCCTGACCTATGTGGTCGGCGATGCGGCCTTCGTC encodes:
- a CDS encoding YeeE/YedE family protein, whose product is MSIDGIAVGGLTIDWLNFTPWSSLAGGALIGLAASLFVLCNGRIAGISGLLGSVLEGGEGRAEKGMFLLGLLLAPLLWGLFSVLPTIEFQSGWLSLLVAGLLVGVGTRYGSGCTSGHGVCGVSRLSPRSLVATLGFMAAGFATVFVLRHLLGG
- a CDS encoding DUF6691 family protein, whose amino-acid sequence is MRKLSALLAGVLFGIGLLLAGMANPAKVLGFLDLAGAWDPSLALVMIGAIAVAAGPLAWAKGRAQSLLGAPMQIPSKRELDPRLIGGSLLFGIGWGIAGICPGPALAILFSGHWQIIVFVPAMLAGMLLFTALQRRRGL
- a CDS encoding YgaP family membrane protein, whose translation is MNTNVGTIDRSLRIAAGLILIGLSVSGAIGLWGWIGVVPLATGLLRTCPAYSLLGIKTCKRS
- a CDS encoding MBL fold metallo-hydrolase; the protein is MQAHIEAFFDPASFTYSYVVSDPATRRCAIVDSVLDYDPAAGRTSFENADRLIAYVRKQGLSVDWLLETHVHADHLSAALYLKRELGGQLAIGAQITVVQDTFGKLFNAGSEFATDGRQFDRLFSDGECFQIGSLAARVIHTPGHTPACLTYVVGDAAFVGDTLFMPDYGTARCDFPGGDARVLFRSIRKLFDLPKQTRLFMCHDYKAPGREEFLNETTLAEQRAHNVHVREGVSEDEFVAMRRARDATLGMPALILPAVQVNMRAGQLPPPEDNGTRYLKIPLDVL